A section of the Ruania halotolerans genome encodes:
- a CDS encoding glycerophosphodiester phosphodiesterase family protein gives MRLPPGPLALAHRGGAGLPANAGIENSLTAIRNAVELGYTYIETDVRASSDGVPFIVHDADLRRITGDARQVADLSAAELRAATLTGGAAIPTLAEMLEEFGHLWVNLDLKSDDVVEPAIEVVRSHSMGERVVVASFSTARLLRVRRMAPELATSATPREVAAMLMGRSRSAARNGAVAVQVPRRWRGIEITTPAFIRRVHRQGMQVHVWTIDDVATIRTLLDRGVDAIVSDRVDVLREVLMQRGQWPAPPRDA, from the coding sequence ATGAGGCTTCCGCCCGGTCCGCTCGCGCTGGCCCATCGGGGCGGCGCGGGCCTGCCGGCCAATGCGGGAATCGAGAACAGCCTCACGGCGATCCGCAACGCGGTCGAACTCGGCTACACCTACATCGAGACCGATGTGCGCGCCAGCAGCGACGGCGTGCCCTTCATCGTCCATGATGCGGACCTGCGCAGGATCACCGGCGATGCGCGCCAGGTGGCTGACCTGAGTGCTGCGGAACTACGGGCTGCCACGCTCACCGGTGGAGCCGCCATCCCCACTCTGGCGGAGATGCTCGAAGAGTTCGGCCATCTGTGGGTGAACCTGGACCTCAAGTCCGACGATGTGGTTGAGCCCGCGATCGAGGTGGTCCGCAGCCACAGTATGGGCGAACGCGTGGTGGTCGCGTCCTTCAGCACGGCGAGGCTGCTCCGCGTGCGCAGGATGGCCCCGGAGTTGGCGACTTCGGCGACCCCGCGCGAGGTGGCTGCGATGCTGATGGGCCGGTCCCGGTCAGCAGCCCGCAACGGTGCCGTGGCGGTGCAGGTGCCGAGGCGATGGCGGGGGATCGAGATCACCACGCCTGCCTTCATCCGGCGCGTGCACCGTCAGGGCATGCAGGTGCACGTGTGGACGATCGACGACGTCGCCACCATCCGCACGCTGCTCGACCGCGGTGTGGATGCGATCGTCTCCGACCGGGTGGACGTGCTGCGCGAGGTGCTGATGCAGCGCGGCCAGTGGCCGGCACCACCTCGGGACGCGTGA
- a CDS encoding redoxin domain-containing protein has protein sequence MSDTAQVIPAVGEVAPEFAARDMHGGTVTLAELRGAPVLLVFLPFAFTRVCGSEVAALRERHTELTADGTRVLVLTCDSMMTLRAWAEAEELPFDLLSDFWPHGQVARAYGAFAEGDGAPNRVSVLVGADGVVRWTTSSSRGVARDVDDYLTAIRALPCAA, from the coding sequence GTGAGCGATACCGCTCAGGTGATTCCCGCCGTCGGGGAGGTGGCCCCAGAGTTCGCTGCACGGGATATGCACGGGGGCACGGTCACCCTGGCCGAGCTCAGGGGAGCGCCGGTCTTGCTGGTGTTCCTTCCCTTTGCTTTCACGCGAGTCTGCGGCAGTGAGGTGGCGGCGCTGCGGGAGCGGCACACAGAGTTGACTGCAGATGGCACCCGGGTGCTGGTGCTCACCTGCGACTCGATGATGACGTTGCGCGCCTGGGCCGAAGCGGAGGAGCTGCCGTTCGACCTGCTCTCGGATTTCTGGCCACACGGGCAGGTGGCACGCGCCTACGGCGCGTTTGCGGAGGGCGACGGGGCCCCGAATCGGGTGAGCGTGCTGGTCGGTGCGGATGGCGTGGTCCGGTGGACGACCAGCAGCTCTCGCGGGGTGGCGCGCGACGTTGATGACTATCTGACGGCGATCCGGGCATTGCCGTGTGCCGCGTGA
- a CDS encoding DUF3052 domain-containing protein, with amino-acid sequence MAGTASTEDRDGSRFGVKQGQVIQEFGYDDDVDEELRAEVEAATGHELVDEGFDDVTDAAIVWWREDDGDVHDLTDLMTDCLTTLEDGGLIWVFTPKPGRPGHVRPPEVDEAARTAGLHSTSTISAAENWSGFRLTTRGRGR; translated from the coding sequence GTGGCAGGGACCGCGAGCACCGAGGACCGCGACGGTTCCCGGTTCGGGGTGAAGCAGGGACAGGTCATCCAGGAGTTCGGGTACGACGACGACGTCGACGAGGAGTTGCGCGCGGAAGTTGAGGCTGCCACGGGTCACGAACTCGTGGACGAGGGATTTGACGATGTGACTGACGCCGCCATCGTCTGGTGGCGTGAGGACGATGGTGACGTACACGACCTCACGGACCTGATGACCGACTGCCTCACCACGCTCGAGGACGGTGGTCTGATCTGGGTGTTCACCCCGAAGCCGGGGCGCCCGGGGCATGTTCGCCCTCCGGAGGTGGACGAAGCAGCCAGAACGGCAGGTCTGCATTCCACGAGCACGATCTCTGCTGCGGAGAACTGGTCCGGCTTCCGTCTGACCACCCGCGGGCGCGGTCGGTGA